Proteins encoded in a region of the Vicia villosa cultivar HV-30 ecotype Madison, WI linkage group LG5, Vvil1.0, whole genome shotgun sequence genome:
- the LOC131607843 gene encoding putative receptor-like protein kinase At3g47110: MALFSHSLLHIYALVMILIVPFDFNNLLIGVSSTTLSITTDKEALISLMSQLSTTNDTSSSSTSSHPLSSWSHNSSPCNWTGVLCDKHSRRVISLDLSGFGLSGNLSPYIGNISSLQSLQLQNNQLTGFIPNQITNLDSLRVLNMNSNRLEGMLPLNLTCLNKLEILDLSSNKIVSRIPEDISSLKKLQVLKLGKNSLHGTIPAALGNISSLRNISLGTNSLSGWIPSDLGRLHNLIELDLTINNLTGTVPSVVYNLSSLVNLALAANSFWGDIPYDVGHKLPKLLVFNFCYNKFTGRIPGSLHNLTNIRVIRMLSNLLEGTVPPGLGNLPFLQLYNIGHNRIVSSGIKGLEFITSLANSTHLNFLNINGNMLEGDIPGTIGNLSKDLSILYMGGNRFNGSIPSSIGRLSGLKSFNLSYNSISGEIPKELGKLEELQELYLTGNKISGAIPIPLGNLIKLNKIDLSRNELVGKIPFSFQNFQNLLYMDLSSNKLNGNIPAEILNLPTLSIVLNLSNNFLSGPIPQFGKLTSIASIDFSNNQLYGTISSSIGSCLSLEKLFLARNMLSGSIPKELGDVRALESLDLSSNQLFGLIPIELQNLHALQLLNLSYNDLEGAIPSGGVFQILSAVHLEGNKKLCLKFACVPQVHRRGHVRLYIIIATVVIFVVLCLTIGLLLLYMNYRKVKITAIEASKQLKPRAPLVSYDELRLATEEFREEKLLGTGSFGSVYKGQLCQGNIIAVKVLDTLRTGSLKSFFAECEAMKNSRHRNLVKLITSCSSVDFRNNDFLALIYEYLSNGSLEDWIKERRKHGNGNGLNLMERLNIAIDVASALDYLHNDSETPIVHCDIKPSNILLNEDMTAKVGDFGLARLLIQRSNNQFSISSTNVLRGSIGYIPPEYGWGEKASAAGDVYSFGIVILELFSGKSPQDDCFSGGLSIAKWVQSAFKNKTVHVVDPQLLSLIYDEDSARDTNLQIQCVDAIMGVGMSCTTDNPHDRIGIRAAVCQLKAAMDFLLNKI, from the exons ATGGCTTTGTTTTCTCATTCACTTCTTCATATTTATGCCTTAGTAATGATCCTAATTGTGCCCTTTGATTTCAACAACCTTTTGATTGGTGTATCATCAACCACTCTTAGCATCACCACAGACAAAGAAGCCTTAATCTCATTAATGTCTCAATTGAGTACTACCAATGACACTTCTAGTTCTAGTACTAGTTCTCATCCATTATCCTCTTGGAGCCATAATTCATCTCCTTGCAATTGGACCGGAGTCCTATGTGACAAGCATAGCCGAAGAGTGATTTCCTTAGATCTTTCAGGCTTTGGACTCTCGGGTAACTTGAGCCCTTATATAGGTAACATCTCCTCTCTTCAGTCCCTACAATTGCAGAATAACCAGCTCACAGGATTCATTCCTAACCAAATTACCAATCTGGACAGTTTGAGAGTTCTAAATATGAATTCTAACAGATTAGAAGGAATGCTTCCTTTAAACCTTACCTGCTTAAATAAGCTCGAGATTCTTgatttgtcctcaaacaagattGTAAGCAGAATTCCTGAAGACATCAGCAGCTTGAAAAAGCTGCAGGTCTTAAAACTTGGAAAGAATAGCCTCCATGGTACAATTCCAGCAGCTCTAGGAAATATTTCATCTCTGAGAAATATAAGTTTAGGCACCAACTCTCTTAGTGGCTGGATTCCTAGTGACTTAGGTAGGCTACACAATCTAATTGAGCTTGATCTCACTATTAACAATCTTACTGGGACTGTTCCATCTGTTGTATATAATTTGTCTTCTCTAGTTAATTTGGCCTTAGCTGCAAACTCCTTTTGGGGTGATATTCCGTATGATGTTGGTCATAAACTTCCCAAACTACTAGTGTTCAATTTTTGCTACAATAAATTCACAGGTAGAATTCCAGGGTCTTTGCACAACCTTACAAATATTAGGGTCATTCGCATGCTCTCTAACCTTTTGGAAGGAACGGTTCCGCCTGGTTTGGGAAATCTCCCATTTCTTCAACTGTATAATATTGGCCATAACAGGATAGTCAGCTCAGGAATCAAAGGCTTGGAGTTCATCACATCATTGGCAAACAGCACTCATTTGAACTTTCTAAACATTAATGGCAATATGCTAGAAGGTGACATTCCTGGAACCATTGGCAATCTCTCCAAGGATCTCTCAATTTTATACATGGGAGGGAATCGTTTCAATGGAAGTATTCCCTCTTCCATTGGTCGTCTTAGTGGCTTGAAGTCGTTTAACTTGAGCTACAATTCAATTAGTGGAGAGATTCCAAAGGAGTTAGGAAAGTTAGAGGAACTACAAGAGTTATATCTGACTGGAAATAAGATATCAGGAGCTATTCCAATCCCCCTTGGTAACTTAATAAAGTTAAACAAGATTGATTTGTCAAGAAATGAACTTGTTGGTAAAATACCATtcagttttcaaaattttcaaaacctgcTCTACATGGACTTATCTAGTAACAAACTCAATGGAAACATACCTGCGGAAATCCTCAACCTCCCAACTTTAAGCATTGTCTTAAACTTATCAAACAATTTTTTGAGTGGACCAATACCTCAATTTGGGAAATTAACTAGCATTGCCTCCATTGACTTTTCAAACAACCAATTGTATGGCACCATCTCCAGCTCAATAGGCAGTTGCTTGAGCTTGGAGAAATTGTTTTTGGCTAGGAATATGCTTTCAGGTTCCATTCCAAAAGAACTTGGAGATGTGAGAGCCTTGGAATCTTTGGACTTGTCCTCCAACCAACTCTTTGGACTCATTCCTATTGAACTTCAAAATCTGCATGCCCTTCAGCTTTTAAACCTCTCTTACAATGATTTAGAAGGAGCCATTCCTAGTGGTGGAGTTTTCCAAATTCTCTCTGCTGTCCACTTAGAAGGCAATAAAAAGCTATGCTTGAAATTTGCATGTGTGCCTCAAGTCCATAGAAGAGGACATGTCAGACTTTATATCATCATAGCTACAGTGGTAATATTTGTTGTACTATGTCTCACAATTGGCTTGCTACTACTATATATGAATTACCGAAAGGTGAAGATAACAGCAATAGAAGCATCTAAACAGCTAAAGCCACGGGCTCCATTGGTCTCTTATGACGAGCTTCGCTTGGCAACTGAGGAGTTCAGGGAAGAAAAATTATTAGGAACTGGGAGTTTTGGGTCAGTTTATAAAGGACAGCTATGTCAGGGAAACATTATAGCAGTGAAAGTACTTGACACACTAAGAACAGGTTCTTTAAAGAGTTTCTTTGCAGAGTGTGAGGCTATGAAGAACTCAAGGCACAGAAATCTTGTTAAGCTAATCACATCATGCTCTAGTGTTGATTTTAGAAATAATGATTTTCTGGCTTTGATCTACGAGTACTTAAGTAACGGGAGCTTGGAAGATTGGATTAAGGAGAGGAGAAAGCATGGAAATGGAAACGGTTTGAACCTTATGGAGAGACTAAATATAGCTATAGATGTTGCTTCTGCATTAGATTACCTGCACAATGACAGTGAAACTCCAATTGTGCACTGTGATATTAAGCCGAGTAACATTCTCCTGAATGAAGATATGACTGCAAAGGTTGGAGACTTTGGTTTGGCTAGGTTACTGATTCAAAGATCAAACAATCAATTTTCCATTAGTTCCACTAATGTCCTTAGAGGTTCAATCGGTTACATACCTCCAG AGTATGGATGGGGAGAGAAAGCGTCTGCAGCAGGAGATGTATATAGTTTTGGGATAGTGATACTAGAGCTCTTCTCTGGGAAGAGTCCACAAGATGATTGCTTCAGTGGAGGCCTGAGCATAGCAAAATGGGTGCAATCAGCATTCAAAAACAAGACTGTTCACGTCGTTGACCCTCAGCTTCTATCCCTCATTTATGATGAGGACTCTGCTAGAGACACCAATCTACAAATTCAGTGTGTGGATGCAATTATGGGAGTTGGCATGTCCTGCACTACAGACAATCCACATGATCGCATTGGCATTAGAGCTGCTGTTTGCCAACTAAAAGCTGCCATGGACTTTCTTCTGAATAAAATCTGA